The Streptococcus sp. VT 162 genome has a window encoding:
- a CDS encoding chromosome segregation protein SMC has protein sequence MYLKEIEIQGFKSFADKTKVVFDQGVTAVVGPNGSGKSNITESLRWALGESSVKSLRGGKMPDVIFAGTESRKPLNYASVIVTLDNEDGFIKDAGQVIKVERHIYRSGDSEYRIDGKKVRLRDIHDLFLDTGLGRDSFSIISQGKVEEIFNSKPEERRAIFEEAAGVLKYKTRRKETESKLQQTQDNLDRLEDIIYELDNQIKPLAKQAENARKFLDLDGQRKAIYLDVLVAQIKENKTELELTEEELTQVQELLTSYYQKREELEEENQSLKKKRQDLQAQMAKDQGSLMDLTSLISDLERKLTLSKLESEQVALNQQEAQARLATLEDKRKALSKEKAEKEENLEQLEESLVENNKELNRLEAELLAFSDDPDQMIELLRERFVALLQEEADVSNQLTRIENELENSRQLSQKQADQLEKLKEQLATAKDKASQQQAKLETAKVQVQKLLADYQASAKEQEEQKVSFQAQQSQLFDRLDSLKNKQARAQSLENILRNHSNFYAGVKSVLQEKDRLGGIIGAVSEHLTFDVHYQTALEIALGASSQHIIVEDENAATKAIDFLKRNRAGRATFLPLTTIKARTISSQNQDAIAASPGFLGMADELVSFDKRLEAIFKNLLATTAIFDTVEHARAAARQVRYQVRMVTLDGTELRTGGSYAGGANRQNNSIFIKPELEQLQKEIAEEEADLRSEEASLKTLQDEMAVLTERLEAIKSQGEQARIQEQGLYLAYQQTNQQVEELETLWKLQEEELNRLSEGDWQADKEKCQERLATIASEKQNLEAEIEEIKSNKNAIQERYQNLQEQVAQARLLKSELQGQKRYEVTDIERLGKELDNLNLEQEEIQRLLQEKVDNLEKVDTDLLSQQVEEAKTQKTNLQQGLIRKQFELDDIEGQLDDIASHLDQARQQNEEWIRKQTRAEAKKEKVSERLRYLQAQLTDQYQISYTEALEKAHELENLTLAEQEVKDLEKAIRSLGPVNLDAIEQYEEVHNRLDFLNSQRDDILSAKNLLLETITEMNDEVKERFKSTFEAIRESFKVTFRQMFGGGQADLILTEGDLLTAGVEISVQPPGKKIQSLNLMSGGEKALSALALLFSIIRVKTIPFVILDEVEAALDEANVKRFGDYLNRFDKDSQFIVVTHRKGTMAAADSIYGVTMQESGVSKIVSVKLKDLEETVN, from the coding sequence ATGTATTTAAAGGAGATTGAGATTCAGGGATTCAAGTCCTTTGCTGACAAGACCAAGGTCGTCTTTGACCAAGGTGTGACAGCTGTCGTTGGGCCCAATGGTTCTGGGAAGTCAAATATCACAGAAAGTTTGCGATGGGCCTTGGGAGAGTCTAGTGTCAAGAGTCTTCGTGGAGGCAAGATGCCCGACGTTATCTTTGCTGGAACTGAAAGCCGCAAACCACTCAATTATGCCTCTGTTATCGTGACCTTGGACAATGAAGATGGCTTCATCAAGGATGCAGGGCAAGTCATTAAGGTAGAACGCCATATCTATCGTAGTGGAGATAGCGAGTATCGAATTGATGGCAAGAAAGTGCGCTTGCGTGATATTCATGACCTCTTCTTGGATACAGGTTTGGGACGGGATTCCTTCTCCATCATCTCTCAAGGGAAGGTTGAGGAGATTTTTAATTCCAAGCCAGAGGAACGCCGAGCTATTTTTGAAGAGGCTGCTGGAGTTTTAAAATACAAGACTCGTCGAAAAGAAACAGAAAGCAAACTGCAACAAACTCAGGACAATCTCGACCGCTTAGAGGACATTATCTATGAGTTGGACAATCAAATCAAGCCCCTTGCAAAACAAGCCGAGAATGCTCGCAAGTTTCTCGACTTGGATGGTCAACGCAAGGCTATTTACTTGGATGTACTGGTTGCTCAAATCAAGGAAAACAAGACTGAACTAGAGTTAACAGAAGAAGAGCTAACGCAGGTTCAGGAACTTTTGACTAGCTATTACCAAAAGCGTGAAGAGTTAGAAGAGGAAAATCAAAGCCTTAAAAAGAAACGTCAGGATCTCCAAGCTCAAATGGCCAAGGATCAAGGAAGCTTGATGGATTTGACTAGTTTGATCAGTGACTTAGAGCGAAAACTAACCCTATCCAAACTGGAATCCGAGCAAGTTGCCCTTAATCAACAAGAAGCGCAAGCCCGTTTGGCGACTCTGGAAGATAAGAGAAAGGCTCTAAGTAAGGAAAAGGCTGAAAAAGAAGAGAATCTGGAACAGTTAGAGGAAAGTCTAGTTGAAAATAACAAGGAACTCAATCGCCTAGAAGCGGAATTGCTGGCTTTTTCAGATGATCCTGACCAAATGATCGAGCTCCTGCGTGAACGTTTTGTGGCGCTTTTACAAGAAGAAGCGGATGTCTCAAACCAGTTGACCCGCATCGAGAATGAACTAGAGAACAGCCGTCAGTTATCTCAAAAACAAGCAGATCAACTTGAGAAATTGAAAGAACAACTGGCTACAGCTAAAGATAAGGCCAGTCAACAACAGGCTAAACTTGAAACTGCCAAGGTGCAGGTTCAGAAATTATTGGCTGACTACCAAGCTAGTGCCAAGGAGCAAGAGGAGCAGAAAGTTTCTTTCCAAGCCCAGCAGAGCCAACTCTTTGACCGTCTAGACAGTCTCAAAAATAAGCAGGCTAGAGCCCAGAGTTTGGAAAACATCCTAAGAAATCATAGCAACTTTTATGCGGGTGTTAAGAGTGTTCTTCAAGAAAAAGACCGTCTTGGTGGGATCATTGGTGCAGTCAGTGAACACTTGACCTTTGATGTGCATTATCAAACTGCTTTGGAGATTGCACTTGGAGCTAGCAGTCAGCATATTATCGTAGAAGATGAAAACGCGGCAACCAAGGCGATTGATTTCCTCAAACGCAACAGAGCTGGTCGTGCGACCTTCCTTCCATTGACAACAATCAAAGCGCGTACGATTTCTAGTCAGAATCAAGATGCTATCGCAGCAAGTCCAGGATTTCTGGGCATGGCAGATGAGTTGGTGTCGTTTGATAAGAGACTAGAAGCCATTTTCAAAAACTTGCTTGCTACGACGGCTATCTTTGATACTGTAGAACATGCGCGTGCCGCAGCTCGTCAAGTTCGCTATCAGGTTCGCATGGTGACGCTTGATGGTACCGAATTGCGTACAGGTGGTTCCTACGCAGGTGGTGCCAATCGTCAAAATAACAGCATCTTCATCAAGCCAGAGCTGGAACAATTACAAAAAGAAATTGCTGAAGAAGAAGCTGACTTGCGGTCAGAAGAAGCCAGTTTGAAGACCTTGCAAGATGAGATGGCGGTATTAACAGAAAGATTAGAAGCTATCAAATCTCAGGGTGAGCAAGCTCGTATTCAGGAGCAAGGCTTGTACCTAGCTTATCAACAAACCAATCAGCAGGTCGAAGAACTGGAAACGCTTTGGAAACTTCAAGAAGAGGAATTAAATCGCCTATCTGAAGGAGATTGGCAAGCGGACAAGGAAAAATGCCAAGAGCGCCTCGCTACTATCGCCAGTGAAAAGCAAAATCTGGAAGCTGAGATTGAAGAGATTAAGTCTAATAAAAACGCTATTCAAGAACGTTATCAAAACTTGCAGGAACAAGTAGCGCAAGCACGCTTGCTTAAGTCAGAACTGCAAGGACAAAAGCGGTATGAAGTGACTGATATTGAACGCCTAGGTAAGGAATTGGATAACCTCAATCTCGAACAAGAGGAAATCCAGCGCCTTCTCCAAGAAAAGGTTGATAATCTTGAGAAAGTGGATACGGATTTGCTCAGTCAGCAGGTGGAAGAGGCCAAAACTCAGAAAACAAACCTCCAACAAGGTTTGATACGCAAGCAGTTTGAGTTGGATGATATCGAAGGCCAGCTGGATGATATTGCCAGCCATTTGGATCAGGCTCGTCAGCAGAATGAAGAGTGGATTCGCAAACAAACACGTGCTGAAGCCAAGAAAGAAAAGGTCAGCGAACGCTTGCGCTATCTACAAGCTCAATTAACTGACCAGTACCAGATCAGCTACACAGAGGCTCTAGAAAAGGCTCATGAACTGGAAAATCTCACTCTGGCGGAGCAAGAGGTTAAAGATCTTGAGAAGGCTATTCGCTCACTCGGTCCAGTCAATTTGGATGCTATTGAACAGTACGAAGAAGTCCACAATCGTTTGGATTTCCTAAATAGCCAACGAGATGATATTTTGTCTGCGAAAAACCTGCTCCTTGAGACCATCACAGAGATGAATGATGAGGTTAAGGAACGCTTTAAATCAACTTTTGAGGCGATTCGTGAGTCCTTTAAAGTGACCTTTAGACAGATGTTTGGTGGAGGTCAGGCAGACTTGATATTAACTGAGGGCGATCTTTTAACAGCTGGTGTGGAGATTTCTGTTCAACCACCAGGTAAGAAAATCCAGTCTCTCAACCTCATGAGTGGTGGTGAAAAAGCCCTATCTGCTCTGGCTCTGCTCTTCTCCATTATCCGAGTTAAGACCATTCCTTTTGTTATCTTGGATGAGGTAGAGGCGGCACTAGACGAAGCCAATGTCAAACGTTTTGGGG